The region AATGCAGCTGAGCAGGCGTAACTTAATATAACATGGGATACTCTTACCTGTATAAGTTCCTTTACTGGGCCCCAAATAAAACCCATAAGTTCCGCTGTCCCTAGGATGTTTTGTAACACTCCTCCGTAGTGTTCGAATTTCACAATAAAGGGTTCAATGCGTCTCAAATTCCGCAGTGTTTTCGTTCGTTCCTGTTCATTCTGAATGTGTTTCAGCTCCCGCTTTAGAGTACGAAGGTCTGTGGTCCGATAGACGTTCACTTTGCTCGAGTCGAATTCCCGCTCAAAGCCGTTGAAAATTCTATTGAAAATCTCTCTGGGTAGAGAGTCGTCAACAAGACCTAATGATTGAGGATCCAGTCGAGTGCGTGAGAGGTCTGATGTTCGGGAACTCAGTTCAGAGCGAGCTATTCCCTCAGTTAGATAAGCGACCTTTAGAGTAATGTTCAGAAACAGTGGAACTTACAATCGGGCGTCCCTGACTGAGATCGCCTGTCATGAGGCGCATAATACCCCAATACTCCCTTTGCAACCGATGCAGCAACCGCGGCTGCATACTTCTGCcatttcttgttcttgtgaCTGTCCGCGTAGTCGCATACTCCTTTGATAATCAGACAGTTGAACTTGTTCCATATTCCCGctccttccatttcgaaGCCTATGACTTTTTCGGACTTTGCGCATTCATCCCGATGCTCGGCGGACTTCATGACAACATTTCCCGTACCAATTGATCCAAAATGAATCATATGGTTTGGTGGAGCTTCATTGACCTGGGCAAGTAGTCGTTCGCGTTGTATGAGTCTTGCGTCGTCACAGGATATTGCGTCGCAGGAAGATTTCAGAGCAGCGTTACAAACCGATTTTAATGTACTGCACTCAGGACACCCCGAATGGTGTCGATGAATGTAATTTGGTTCGAATAGCTTATCCTCAGATACATGAGGACAGCTTGTATCCATGGCTGGTTTGCGCAGTAACTCGCTAAGGTtgtccatcatcttcatgcgCAAGCTGTTCAACTCAGCCTGGGTCTTCAAGCACTGCAACAGGCCGATAACCTCCTCACTCGGTTTCATAGGTGAATCGTATATGGTGTCCTGTCGCCGTTGCGTGCCGTGGGGGTACTGGCGAATATTGTCAAGCTGCACCAGCACTTCGCTAACAATAACATCGCCGAGAACAATCTCCGTTTTCTTTTCATCGGGTGTCCAAGGAACCGCGCCGCAAACCCCAACCAGGAGAACGAGATTAATGGAGGGAAAGCTCATCCTAAGTGATTGGGCGGCAGTAGTTGCTGCCTCCATCCCAATCTTGTGAAGAATAACGATAACCACGGGCTGTCCTCCACATCTCCCAAACCTATACTGGGTGGGATCGCCCTCAGCCCGGCCATAGACATAATTAGCGTCATCCCAGTGCTCGTCCAATGAACAAAGAACAGCATTGTTTTCAAGTGGCAGCGCGGAGATGATTGCAACTTGAAAGTCGTGGCGACTTGCCGGGCGATTGTGGCCGTTCATGGCTATACAATGCTGGGTATAACGGCATTGGGGGGGCGAGACATCAAAACTCGGGTTCAGTTGAGTTCGAGACGTGAGGAGTTGAAATTGTGGGCGACGCcccaaaaaaagaaagaagcaccTGGTGAGGCTGAGCGTGCTTCAATTCAGCCTCGTTCGTAGCCTCCATGCGGATCTATCCGGACAGGGCAATTGCTGCTGATTTGCCCTGTCTGGTTAGAGATTGCAAGAACAGTATGCATGGCTCGTGGTTGTGTGACATCTTCTAGGCAAGCCTCTCGCCGACTCGCTTTGGATTGGTCTTCTGAATGCTGGGTACCTTCAACCTGCAGTCAGCAAGGCAGACTCCGAAACTGTAGATAGGTGCCGGGACATTCTCCGGTGGTGATAGTTTCAGTATGGCGTTTGTTTGCAGTGTTTGCAGATTGCAACACACCGGCGTCCCCAAGAATCTGGCTTACCTAAACGCTTTCCCAACCGGGGATAGCGCCTCCGGAAAGTTCCTTCTGGTTTCCCAACATCTCCGAACTGTTGTGAAAGATAACCATCCCCGTCTCACTCTCcctatcttcctcctcctcctcaattgGCTTTGACCGCTGTCCATCATGTTGTTCCGAACTGCGTGGGCTCGTCAGGCCGCGCCTCTGCGGCGTCAGGCATTTGCTCCCCTTTCCCGGCGATCGGTCACCACCGACGCCGCCTCGTCGCATGCTGAAAATATCCCAGAGGTCGGTACCAGCTATCCCGAGTCATGAAAATCCTGCGCAGCGAACATCGCTCGAGTTTGTTTCCTTGCTAACGCGCGGTCTACTTGCAGGATGAGAACAAGCCGTTCACCGTCCGTCTTTCTGATGAGAGTTTCGAGACTTACGAGATCGACCCTCCTCCGTACACCATGGAAGTGACCAAGAAGGAGCTCAAGCAGATGTACTACGACATGGTCGCTGTTCGGTATGAACTATTCGCTCTACATTTTTGGCCTCCGGAAAACCGTAAACACTAACATATTCGCCTTTAAGACGTATGGAAATGGCCGCCGATCGCCTGTacaaggaaaagaagatcaGAGGTTTCTGCCACTTGTCGTCCGGTCAAGAAGCTGTCGCTGTCGGTATTGAGCACGCCATCACCCGCGAGGACAAGATTATCACTGCTTACCGATGCCACGGTTTCGCTCTGATGCGCGGTGGTACTGTTCGCTCAATCATCGGAGAGCTGCTCGGCCGCCGTGAGGGTATCGCTTACGGAAAGGGTGGTTCCATGCACATGTTCGCCCCCAACTTCTACGGTGGTAATGGTATCGTCGGTGCCCAGGTCCCCGTCGGTGCCGGTCTTGGTTTCGCCCAGCAGTACAACGAGGAGCCCAACACCAGTATCGTTCTGTACGGTGATGGTGCTTCCAACCAGGGTCAGGTTTTTGAATCCTTCAACATGGCTAAGCTCTGGAACCTTCCCGTCCTTTTCGGTTGCGAGAGTACGTCTCAATATATCTTTTTCAGCTTATCTTTCAACCAACTAACGATTTGCAGACAACAAGTACGGTATGGGTACCTCCGCCGCTCGTTCCTCCGCCTTGACCGAGTACTACAAGCGCGGTCAATACATTCCCGGTATCAAGGTAAACGGTATGGATGTCCTCGCTACCAAGGCTGCCGTTAAGTACGGTAAGGACTACGCCGTCGCTGGCAACGGTCCCCTCGTTTACGAGTATGTCACCTACCGCTACGGTGGTCACTCCATGTCCGACCCCGGTACCACCTACCGTAGCCGTGAAGAAATCCAGCGCATGCGCAGCACCAACGACCCGATTGCGGGTCTCAAGCAGAAGATCCTTGACTGGGGTGTCATGGCTGAGGAAGACCTCAAGGGCCTGGACAAGACCGCTCGTGCCCAcgttgatgaggaggttgCTATTGCGGAGAACATGGCTCTCCCCGAGAGCAACTCCCGCATTCTTTTCGAAGACATCTACGTCCGCGGCAGCGAGCCCCGATGGATGAGGGGCCGCACTGTCGACGAGACTTTCTACTACTAGTTTGTATAGAGAGCATGCTTCATTATCTTCTCTCTACGCCTGCGAAAATCTGGGGGAAGCGAGTACAGGCGCGCTACACTTGACCACCATGATGTTTACTTTGTAATTTAGCCGGATTTTGTTTGCATTGGTTCTCCTATAGCAAATACTACTGGGATTGGCCACCAATATTTTTTGTTATTGTAGTTCCGAGAATACCTTGAAAACGTTGGAGCGTTTtccgaaaaaaaaaatgaatTAAATATAGCGAAATAGGTATCATAAACGCCAAACATATAACTGCGCCGGACATTAAAAAAATGCGAATCTAGAAACGAATCAAATCAAAGCGTAAAGACATCAAGTCGGTTCCTGTCTCAGCATGTCAAGAATCATCTCCTGCGTTCTTTGCACAGAATCAAGCTTTTCTTCCAACACCGCACGCTCCTTATCCCACTCCGTCCGCAGCTCACCCATCATTTCCGTCTTCATATCTTCTTTCAGTTTGCTGAGGGCTGGCGACGAGAGAAGACTCTGAAGGTGGGTATCCATATTCCCACCACCGTTACTGTCTTGCATGTTGGGCTGATGCTGCGACGATGGGGGTTCTGTGTTTGAGGTTGGCGTGCTgtttgggaggagggaagctGGGTTAGGGTTGGGGTTTGAGTTTGAATCGAGGTGCTTGTTTAGTTTCCCTAGTGTTTCGAGCATAGCAGCCATCATTGTGTTGTCTGGCGTTGAGGGGGCAGGGTTTGTGGtgcttggtgttgaggggttgttgtggttggaCTGATGGTTGTTGCGTTGGGTGTATGAGGTGAAAGGGGTTGATGCGGATGCGGACGGTggtgtttgggtttggggttgGGCCTGGGTCTGGGCCTGTGGTTGCGAAGAGAATAGGGTGTCGAAGCCTGGAGGGAGGCGGACGGGTGTTGAGGAGAGAGGTGTTGCTGATGGTGCGGCTGGAGCGTGGTGGTTGGGCTGCTGAGGTGTGTGGTTGTGGTTCACCATGGGGCTGCTACTGGCGCTTGACGGTGCTCGCCAGGCATCAGGGCCGGAGCCGGGTGCGGATGAAGCTGGCAAGTCCCATTGATCTGtggtgatggttgttgaTGTAGGGGTTGTAATAGTCCACTTTCGTTTCCTGGGTCGCCTCGAGTCTCGTTTCTCGATACGGCGggcctctgcctcttcccaGCGCTGCCATGTCGGGATCCAAGTATCGACCACGGCGCGCCATCGCGGGTTCGAGAGGTCGTCTGCCTCAGTGGCACCCTTGTCGCGCTGTTCCTCCAGGAACTTCATGCGCTGTTTCGTGACAAGCTCGACTTTCCGTCGGACAGAGTGCCATGAATACGGGTGTTTCTGGCCCCGCGTGAACTCCATAGTGACTGTCATCCACCATTTGCAGAGGTTACTGCGTTGGCCGAAATCACCAGCATGGCGGTTACAAATTTCGAACAAAAACACCTCTTCCTTTGTCGTGAGCCGTTTCCCATGTTTCCGCGTTGCAAGATTGGAGTGTGCCATCTTTCCATTACCAACACCCTTCCCACCTCCATTCTCTGCCAAAACTTCCATAtcgatatctccatctctctcGAGACCTCTTCCGGCCTGCCCGGGATCCCCTCCAAACTCCGACTCCCCTAAAGCATCCGCTCCGCTCACATCCCTAGTCCCCAGCGTGCCTCCAGGACTATCGGACCGATCACTCTCCTCACTCTCCACCGACACAacctgttgttgctgcgccGCCTGAGTTACCCGCGGCCCAACAACCGCATTCTGTGGCGCGGGCGGCCTGGTGTCAACAACCATTGAAACCGGCGCCTGCGcctgatgctgttgttgatgttgttgctgcgccggatgaggatgctgcaTCCTCAAATTCGACGAGATCGTCGGCAGCGACGGATTATGGTTATGCGAGCGCGTGGAAACCACGCTGGGCAGCCAGCGCATCTGTGACATCTGGTACGGAGACTGCGACGGCGAGGCGCTATGCGGTCCTGGCGATGAGTCGAGATCAAGTCTTGCTCCTGTCGAGACAGCGCCCGGGACTGTTCCTGAGACGGATGTTACCGCCGCCGGCGCTTGGTGGTGCGGTGTGTGGTGTGGCCCGTGGGcgtgagggtgagggtgaggttgtGTGTGGTGGCCATGGCTGTGTGGGTGGGTGCCCCAGTGAGTGAACATTTCCCTCTATCTTATAATGTGGTGGTGTCTTCCGACGTCGATGTCGTTGGGGGCTCGGTGTTCTCGGTCTGTCTGTATCTGGAGGTCAGATCGGGTCGTTGTGTCGGCGGACGGGATGTGTTGGGGGTCGTAGACTATTGGTATAGATATACCCTGGACTGTGAGGCGTAACGAGCGAATCAATATAGGCGAAAGCCcctataaaaatagaatccgctggagcagctggcaTGCGGTGCGGTGGTGTTGATTTCGAGATAAATTGGGATGGGGTGAGGAGTTAAAATTTCCCCTGAGGTTTTGCAATTACGTTTTCAGCCCCACTTATTCACCCATTCACCAGAGGGGAAGTGTAATATTACCGTAACCAATTTCCACTTGACCTCGGATTTTTCATTGTCTTTTCAATTACCTACTGTCATCGCACCGCATGTAGAAAGGCAATCGCACATAAATGTAGTCGAGGCTCATTATTTATATTCAAGACAAAGTGCTTCCTCTAATTGTGATATAATTTACATAATGCATCCGTACATCAGCAGTGAACAATACGACCACTTTTGTCGGACCCAACTGACAAATACAAGATGCGCGCCCGATCCCAGTAATACAGAAAGTGAAGAAAGTGGTGAAAGGAAGTGGTGATTACAAGAAGTCTAGCGCCGCCTCAGGTACCAGGAGAAGGCACCGGTCGATACCCTTTCGGAGAACGGCGTCGGGACCTCTGAAAGTCCGGGTCGAGCAACTGGGTGTCTGAGGTATACGGCGGCACAGATATTCTGGTTGACTTCTAGGTACCGGGGGATGAAAGCGAAAGCGCCCATGAAGTCTCGTGGCCGCCAGGGTGTAGCGTAGGGCTTGGTGTTGTCGATGGGGTTGTTGCGCATCTGGACGAGGGCGCGCTTGAGCACATCGaattcctcctccgtcaGCTCTGATGTGTCCACCTCTCCTTCTGGGTTCTGTGTTGCTTGGCGGAAGGCCTCGGTGAGTGCCTCTGTTGGCTTCTCGCTGTCAGCGGATTCAGTAGCCTCTTCGGCATCCTTAGTCTCAGACTCGGTTGGAGACGCGGATTCGGATTTGGAATTCTTGGTTCCCTTGGTACCCTTATCCTGGATTTTTGTAGCCTTGAGAAGCTTCATAAGCTCCGAGAACTGGGTCTCGAGGTTATCGGTCAGAACTGATTGGGAGCTACCGGCTCGCGACATCACTCGGCGAACGGCCTTCTGGAAGCCACGCAGTTCCTGCTTGCGTTTGGCGGCGAGGTCGTCCTTGTCTTTCGACATGATGGTCTTGGCCTGGGTGaggagcttcttcagcgtctCGCGCGTATCGAGCTTCTCGGCTTCGGCGTCCTTGGCTTCGACTTCCGTGTCGTTTTCCTTGGGCTCCTTCGGCTCCTCAccttcgccctcgccctctgcCTCCTCTGTCTTAGCCGCCTTCTTCCGCTCAACACGAGCCTCCCGGCGTTCGAACTTGTCTTTTGGTGCACCAGTAGCAAACATAACACGTTCAGTGTCGACCTGGAACATATCGCCGGGGTTAAGGAGGTAACCAGGGTATCTCATCTACAACACGTCAGAACATCCATTCAGGACCAGTAAGCCCGGAAAAAAGTGGGCGAAAAATGTGGACAATATAGATAATACCTTCTTGCCATTAACCGTCACAGCGCCATGCAGAACAAATTGCCTCGCCTGTCTCGCACTGCTAGCAAACAGAGCACGGAAGATAGCAACATCCAGCCGACGCTCCAGCGGAGCAAAAGTCATGTTCGTATACGGCGTCGGGGGTCCCACATCAGACTTGACAGTCGGTTTCAAGGGGTCCAGGCCTGATCCTCGACCAGCAGCCGCGCCCGATCCATCATCCCGCGCCAGTTTCCAGGGATTCATAGGCACGACGctgcggaggcggcgggagAACATGCGCGTCCATTGACTCTCGCGGACCTGTTCACCGTGATACGCGCGGGCCATAGACTTGGCCGTCCATTTTTGCTGGAAGAAGGTTCTCATTTGCGTCGGGGGGTCGCggaggcggttgaggttATACAGGTTGTACTTGCTCCATGATTGCCGGATTTTCTGACTGGTCAGCTATTTTCCTGGAACGTAATATGGAAGTATCGAGGCAATCGTACCGGCTTGCTCAGCTTCGTGGTAGCCCTGTTTCTCATGCTGGCGAGTGCAGGCAGTTGTCTTGTCTTGCCTGTCCTCTCTATCCATCATTTTCCGGCCGCCAAAACTTCGCAGAGCCACGTGACCACCACACCACATGACATTCATACCTGATATTGCAGGTTTCAACATTATTCATTTGGTCACATATCATTGGCTACCGTGGTCTCGCTTCCACTAGCGCGATTTTGCCTCGCCGCCCGGGCTATAaattcttctccttcccccGTCCATTTgacttttttcttctttcttttcttcatacTTACCTTGTTTGGGTGGCTGCGATCAAGAAGGCGGTCCACCACAGATTGGTCCCTGCATTGCACAGCGCGGCGGAACGGTCTGTTCAACGGCCTTCGGGTCATTGACAGGCGTATTCTTTGGCACTTTCCACTTTGTggtctttctcttttcatcATTTCTTCGCCTTGCGCGGGGgtatggagaagagggttgcACCTTGTAGGCTTTTGGTTACATAGATAATATGTCGGCACCTCATAATTTACCTCGTAGTAATGTGTTCCAGTCAGTCGCTTTACTTGATACTCGTGTTGCTATTGCCATTGCTTCCAGTCGTAAAATCGTTTGATGTGGTATATTTTCTACTGTTATCTACTCGTCTCACGTCCTTCCTACTAAATTGGGTATATGCGTGAAAAACATCCATAACGCCAGACATGCTCCCTAGTCCTTCATCTCCGTATCTTTCCCTTCCgtatctttcttctctgcgCTCTTTGCCTCTGTGTCCTCCCATTTTGCATGTGGAAACGCTTCAAGCAaagcctctgcctcctctGGGTTCACCGCGTCGTCAAGAATCCCATGCGCCATTTCTACAGTCACGTCTTCAATTCCCGCCTCGAGAACTAAGCCTTCGCTAAAGGCGAGTCgcgtcatcaccaccaggaATTTCTGTTTCCCGCCAGAGATCCGCTGGAGTTTCGACTGTAGGTCAACTTCCCCTGGGTGCCGGTGTATAACATTATATATTAAGCGCATGAGTTCGTTTATCATCTCCGAGTGCATATCTCTTTCGGGCGGGTATGAATAGAGCGAGTTCAGCTCATCATGCATTGCCCTGATCAGTTTTGCCAATGTTGTGGGATGTGATGCGATGACAAGGCTACCGTGGGTATCTGCCGGTACAATGGGATTGAAAACCACGGTCATCAAAAAAGATATCGCCTCCAACCGCATGTCGCAGATCTCAACCCGGGTATAAGGAGGCTGACCTTCATCCGGCTGCAGCGTTTCGCATAGAAGGCTAGCTACCCGATCAACAATGTATTGTTCATTCGCACTCTGGTCCTGGTCGGATTCCTGGATAGATCCGAACGAATTAGCACGGACGCTGGTCATGAGCAAACTCAGCGTTAACTTGACGTCCCTGACAGGTTGCGAGCagctcaacatcatcaagacgAAGGAGTAGTGGATACGGCGCCAGAAGTCCTCCAGTGCCCGGTCATCGTCCAAACTCCGGCAAGCTATTTTATACAGCATTCGAACGTGCTCGGTTGAATCCACCAACGGTTCAAGCTcagatggaggagttggccgAACCTGCCCAAAGCTCTGACGCGCGTAAGGAGAGTGTTTAAAACGAGGAACCCCGTTGACTTCAACGGTCTCCTGTAGCAGAAGTACCAAAGGGTCAATTAAACCcaagatggaagaggcgTCAAGGGCAAGTATGAAATATGTGACTTCCAAGAACATCGGTATGGGCTGAAAGAACTTTTCTTGTAGGGCTCGAGACCACATTGATAATATCGCCTGCATGTGCTCCACCGCATAGTTGCCCAGGTCATGTTTCGTTGTTTCCTCAAAGAGGATGCTAGACAGTGTCCGCTCCGGTTCTGAGGGAAATGCTAACTCGGCCATGGCTTCAATGTCGGATTTTTGGGGTAGTGTTCGATGGTTCATAATCTGCTTCATGATATGTGTATTCGGAGGTTCGCGCTTTAGCGAAGGCCTTTGAGGTATGGGCTGGTCCATTACGACATCTGGCATTGCCTCATCCGCCACATCATCAGCGACATCCATTCCAACCGCCTCTCCATGGGGAGTCAGCTGGAGAGGGGTCGGACTATCTCtgcttgttcttcttcttttctttccggCCATGGTTGGCGTCGTGCGTTTGGATTTTCCAGATTTGCTAGGAGACGCTGCGAGAATTTCCTCGTCGTTGAACCCGTCTCGAAAAGGTAGGGCctttgatttctttggtGTCACCGGCGCGGCTTTCTCCTCTGTACGTGCCTTTGCTCTCATTTGATTCACCCTGGACGCTTCTTCGGCAAGATCCTGTTTCAAAAACGCATTTTCCGTAGCCAGCATTTTGCCCTCCTCGCGTGCGgcctccacctcctcttTATGCTTAGCCAGCTCCTCAGCCATAGCCTTTCGCAAATTAGATAGCTGCCGTTCATAATCACCGACCAGTTTCGCTTGGTTTGACCGGATGATAGCAATTTCACCCGTTTTCGATTCGGCCATGGATTTGGCGTTGGCAAGCTCGCTCTCCATTCGAGAATACCGCTCATTTTCTTCTTGAAACTGTTTCAACATAGCGGTCAGCTTTTGGGTCTGTACAACATCCGGAATTCATTCAATTACCTTGGCTTCGAGAAGTTGGTGATCCTTGTGCAAATCAGACAAAACCGACAATCCACCTCCAGTCTGCACGGGGCctttctcgtcctcgtctaATACAATTGTATCAGGGGCATAATGAGACGGCCGGTCGGGAAATATACCAGTTTTGTCCAATACGACTGCAGGGCTAAGGCCATCATCGAATACCTCCGCGTCGAGTTCCCCTACATCCAGCGCTCCATAATCATTTGTCAACCCCGTGTGCAGCTGCGCAGGTGGCTGGAGGGTGGCACTGGCGGCATTTGTTGGCTCATTCTGGGGATAACCATCGGTAACGTCTCGCGGGGCCCAGTTCAATCGTGTCTCTGGCAAAAGCTCCGCGCGTTCCTGT is a window of Aspergillus puulaauensis MK2 DNA, chromosome 4, nearly complete sequence DNA encoding:
- the PDA1 gene encoding pyruvate dehydrogenase (acetyl-transferring) subunit E1 alpha (BUSCO:EOG09262Q8D;~COG:C;~EggNog:ENOG410PFYV;~InterPro:IPR029061,IPR001017;~PFAM:PF00676;~go_function: GO:0016624 - oxidoreductase activity, acting on the aldehyde or oxo group of donors, disulfide as acceptor [Evidence IEA]), giving the protein MLFRTAWARQAAPLRRQAFAPLSRRSVTTDAASSHAENIPEDENKPFTVRLSDESFETYEIDPPPYTMEVTKKELKQMYYDMVAVRRMEMAADRLYKEKKIRGFCHLSSGQEAVAVGIEHAITREDKIITAYRCHGFALMRGGTVRSIIGELLGRREGIAYGKGGSMHMFAPNFYGGNGIVGAQVPVGAGLGFAQQYNEEPNTSIVLYGDGASNQGQVFESFNMAKLWNLPVLFGCENNKYGMGTSAARSSALTEYYKRGQYIPGIKVNGMDVLATKAAVKYGKDYAVAGNGPLVYEYVTYRYGGHSMSDPGTTYRSREEIQRMRSTNDPIAGLKQKILDWGVMAEEDLKGLDKTARAHVDEEVAIAENMALPESNSRILFEDIYVRGSEPRWMRGRTVDETFYY
- a CDS encoding uncharacterized protein (COG:S;~EggNog:ENOG410PWRB); this translates as MFTHWGTHPHSHGHHTQPHPHPHAHGPHHTPHHQAPAAVTSVSGTVPGAVSTGARLDLDSSPGPHSASPSQSPYQMSQMRWLPSVVSTRSHNHNPSLPTISSNLRMQHPHPAQQQHQQQHQAQAPVSMVVDTRPPAPQNAVVGPRVTQAAQQQQVVSVESEESDRSDSPGGTLGTRDVSGADALGESEFGGDPGQAGRGLERDGDIDMEVLAENGGGKGVGNGKMAHSNLATRKHGKRLTTKEEVFLFEICNRHAGDFGQRSNLCKWWMTVTMEFTRGQKHPYSWHSVRRKVELVTKQRMKFLEEQRDKGATEADDLSNPRWRAVVDTWIPTWQRWEEAEARRIEKRDSRRPRKRKWTITTPTSTTITTDQWDLPASSAPGSGPDAWRAPSSASSSPMVNHNHTPQQPNHHAPAAPSATPLSSTPVRLPPGFDTLFSSQPQAQTQAQPQTQTPPSASASTPFTSYTQRNNHQSNHNNPSTPSTTNPAPSTPDNTMMAAMLETLGKLNKHLDSNSNPNPNPASLLPNSTPTSNTEPPSSQHQPNMQDSNGGGNMDTHLQSLLSSPALSKLKEDMKTEMMGELRTEWDKERAVLEEKLDSVQRTQEMILDMLRQEPT
- the NAM9 gene encoding mitochondrial 37S ribosomal protein uS4m (BUSCO:EOG092651FJ;~COG:J;~EggNog:ENOG410PGZX;~InterPro:IPR036986,IPR022801,IPR002942,IPR018079, IPR005709;~PFAM:PF01479;~go_component: GO:0015935 - small ribosomal subunit [Evidence IEA];~go_function: GO:0003723 - RNA binding [Evidence IEA];~go_function: GO:0003735 - structural constituent of ribosome [Evidence IEA];~go_function: GO:0019843 - rRNA binding [Evidence IEA];~go_process: GO:0006412 - translation [Evidence IEA]); translated protein: MRNRATTKLSKPKIRQSWSKYNLYNLNRLRDPPTQMRTFFQQKWTAKSMARAYHGEQVRESQWTRMFSRRLRSVVPMNPWKLARDDGSGAAAGRGSGLDPLKPTVKSDVGPPTPYTNMTFAPLERRLDVAIFRALFASSARQARQFVLHGAVTVNGKKMRYPGYLLNPGDMFQVDTERVMFATGAPKDKFERREARVERKKAAKTEEAEGEGEGEEPKEPKENDTEVEAKDAEAEKLDTRETLKKLLTQAKTIMSKDKDDLAAKRKQELRGFQKAVRRVMSRAGSSQSVLTDNLETQFSELMKLLKATKIQDKGTKGTKNSKSESASPTESETKDAEEATESADSEKPTEALTEAFRQATQNPEGEVDTSELTEEEFDVLKRALVQMRNNPIDNTKPYATPWRPRDFMGAFAFIPRYLEVNQNICAAVYLRHPVARPGLSEVPTPFSERVSTGAFSWYLRRR
- a CDS encoding putative DNA repair protein Rad26 (COG:L;~EggNog:ENOG410PJ9I;~InterPro:IPR022093;~PFAM:PF12331); its protein translation is MEDIDDDFFSDHGFDDIPPDALQQLEHDAFLATQLGQQTQERAELLPETRLNWAPRDVTDGYPQNEPTNAASATLQPPAQLHTGLTNDYGALDVGELDAEVFDDGLSPAVVLDKTGIFPDRPSHYAPDTIVLDEDEKGPVQTGGGLSVLSDLHKDHQLLEAKFQEENERYSRMESELANAKSMAESKTGEIAIIRSNQAKLVGDYERQLSNLRKAMAEELAKHKEEVEAAREEGKMLATENAFLKQDLAEEASRVNQMRAKARTEEKAAPVTPKKSKALPFRDGFNDEEILAASPSKSGKSKRTTPTMAGKKRRRTSRDSPTPLQLTPHGEAVGMDVADDVADEAMPDVVMDQPIPQRPSLKREPPNTHIMKQIMNHRTLPQKSDIEAMAELAFPSEPERTLSSILFEETTKHDLGNYAVEHMQAILSMWSRALQEKFFQPIPMFLEVTYFILALDASSILGLIDPLVLLLQETVEVNGVPRFKHSPYARQSFGQVRPTPPSELEPLVDSTEHVRMLYKIACRSLDDDRALEDFWRRIHYSFVLMMLSCSQPVRDVKLTLSLLMTSVRANSFGSIQESDQDQSANEQYIVDRVASLLCETLQPDEGQPPYTRVEICDMRLEAISFLMTVVFNPIVPADTHGSLVIASHPTTLAKLIRAMHDELNSLYSYPPERDMHSEMINELMRLIYNVIHRHPGEVDLQSKLQRISGGKQKFLVVMTRLAFSEGLVLEAGIEDVTVEMAHGILDDAVNPEEAEALLEAFPHAKWEDTEAKSAEKKDTEGKDTEMKD